In Excalfactoria chinensis isolate bCotChi1 chromosome 5, bCotChi1.hap2, whole genome shotgun sequence, a single genomic region encodes these proteins:
- the LOC140253261 gene encoding proto-oncogene Mas-like — translation MSMPLPTAGRASPTCWSQPGTMTYSRAWHHGLLRQAGSYKDEYNWTHCEASALSKVPITVFICLCGLVGNGAVLWLLRPHIRRNFFTIYIFNLAMADFTFLFSIVIALMIFYGPQSFCYSLGSQDMMTVLNMTITFAFIAGVYLMAALGARTSLSALTRPLCPCQNSWCLPALLCALLWALSLLLTVALYFSPLMLVAFVLSYLLSVLILILSGLTLFAKLLCCSWQHSPRKLCIAVLLAVLSLPFFTADFAYWLLLKMFDISVLAFDTSLLFACMNSSIKPVLYFLAGCCMKKFTASVRVACQRAFKEVMEPEDVGETPQESTVGMDV, via the coding sequence ATGAGCATGCCGCTCCCCACCGCAGGAAGAGCCAGCCCTACTTGCTGGAGCCAGCCCGGCACGATGACTTACAGCAGAGCTTGGCACCATGGCCTGCTGAGGCAAGCTGGCTCCTATAAGGATGAGTATAACTGGACCCACTGTGAAGCCAGTGCTTTGAGCAAAGTCCCCATCACAGTGTTCATCTGCCTCTGTGGGCTGGTGGGCAATGGGGCTGTCCTCTGGCTACTCAGGCCCCACATCCGCAGGAACTTCTTCACCATCTACATCTTCAACCTGGCCATGGCTGACTTTACTTTCCTCTTCTCCATTGTCATTGCCCTCATGATATTCTATGGTCCGCAGAGCTTTTGTTACAGTCTGGGCTCGCAGGACATGATGACTGTGTTGAACATGACCATCACCTTCGCTTTCATCGCTGGTGTCTACCTCATGGCAGCCCTGGGGGCCAGGACCTCCCTGTCTGCCCTCACACGGCCCCTCTGCCCTTGCCAGAACTCCTGGTGCTTGCCAGCACTCCTGTGTGCCCTGCTCTGGGCCCTCTCCCTCTTGCTCACTGTGGCCCTCTATTTCTCCCCACTGATGCTAGTGGCCTTTGTCCTCAGCTACCTCTTGTCGGTGCTTATCCTGATTCTTTCTGGTTTAACCCTCTTTGCCAAGCTCTTATGCTGCTCATGGCAACATTCCCCAAGGAAGCTTTGCATTGCAGTCTTGCTTGCTgtcctctccctccccttcttCACTGCTGACTTTGCTTACTGGCTCTTGCTAAAGATGTTTGATATATCAGTTCTTGCTTTTGACACCTCTCTCCTATTCGCATGTATGAACAGCAGTATTAAACCTGTCCTTTACTTCCTTGCTGGGTGCTGTATGAAGAAGTTCACAGCCTCTGTCAGGGTTGCTTGCCAGAGGGCTTTCAAAGAGGTAATGGAACCAGAAGATGTAGGCGAAACTCCACAAGAAAGCACAGTGGGAATGGATGTTTAA